cataaaataaagtaataggagtgatcaataaataaaaatagaaaaatgaaagtagaaaagtacacatacatatacagtcatacacggagctgctgaaaaggctgccactcgtggcggcgccggatgttaataaaccataagcagaattttaaagtcaattctgaatgacacaggtaaccagtgtagtgacatcaaaactggagaaatgtgttcggattttcttttcctggtaaggattctagcagctgcattctgcactagttgcaaacgattgatgtcttttttgggtggtcctgagaggagtgcgttacagtaatctagccgactgaaaacaaacacatgaactaatttctctgcatctttcgatgatataagaggtctaacttttgctatgtttcttaggtgaaaaaatgctgtcctagtgatctgattaatatgcgatttaaaattcagattacaatcaacagttacccctaagctttttacctctgatttgacttttaatcctaatgcatccagtttatttctaatagcctcattgtatccattattgccaatcactaagatttcggttttttctttatttaatttgagaaagttactattcatccattctgagatacaagttagacattgtgttagcgaatcaagagatttagggtcatcaggtgctattgatacatacagctgtgtgtcatcagcatagctgtggtagctcacgttgtgccctgagataatctgacctaatggaagcatgtagattgagaagagcagtggacccaggatagagccttgtggaacaccaaatagaatatcatgtgtctttgagttataattaccacaactaacaaagaatgcACACCCTGTATAGCTTAAAATCCACCTCCCCATCCCTAACTTGCCATTCCATAAATCAATGTCACACTTCTTAGTTCATACCTTCAAGGATTAGATCTTCTCTGGTGACCCCTAGTTAGCAAACATTCAATAGCTGCATTGTTTACAGAGATCATTAATTGTCTTATCAGTAACTGCCTGTCCTTGAAACTCCAAAATACCTAGGAAGATAAAGATTTGGTtacaacttaaagaaaataactagtaTGAAACTATTTAACAAACAGTGGGTATaaaaagaacccccccccccctcgaaatattcccatttttttgctttacagccttaaatgaaaacacacaaaccaatatttcttcccagctttacttactcaatgcaatctataacatccaagtgaaagatatcacagctgcaGTTcagaataattataaaatattaaaaacaagaaatactgagatgaataaaggatcaccaccttcctaaactcaatcaggtgtaagtgtccaccatttccattgaggttactggcttccttccacctgtgatcagtcgTAATCCATGTGATTAGTGAAACTGTTACTGCAGGGTTCATTCCCTTGCTTgatagtgcaactgacagcaaacaactaaCTATGGGTGGCAAACCACTTTcagaagatctcagggatagcgttgtggacagacataaggcaggagatggatacacaaaaatctcaaaggctttatcaatcccaaggagctcagtaaagtccataataaagaagtggcgagtgtttggtactactaggaccttCCCTGGATCTGgctgtccctccaaactggatggaagggcaaggaggaaactggtaagagaggctaccaagaggccaatggtcactttgaaggagttacaggatttgatggcaaagagtggtcattgtgtgcatgtgacaacaatttcacaagcactcCACAATGGTGGTTTGTTtgggagggtcgcacttctcaagaaaggccacattaaggctcgtttgagctttgccagaatgcaccttgaagattctgatgccaagtggaaaaaggtcttatggtcagatgagaccaaaatcagactatttggcctcaataccaaacggtacaccaatgcagctcaccatccacaacacaccatacctacagtaaagcatggaggtggcagcatccttgttgtggggggcctggggctctcgttagggtagaaggaaaaatgtatGGGATaaaataccgtcaaattcttaaggaaaacctgctaccctttgcccgaagcacacagcaaaattgaccacacagtggctgaaggagaaaaaagtgaatgtcctcattTGGCCAGTCAGAGCCAAGACCTAAATCccagtgaaaatctgtggaaagatttgaagatagcagaccaccaacgctcaccatccaatttgaccgaacttgaacatttaaactgtaaagaagagtggggggcaaatattactcAGTCTAGGTGTGCAATGCTaatagagaagaatcccaacagactcaaggttgtcattaaagcaaaaggtgtgTCAACAAAATGACTttgggggggtgatcctttattaatctcagtaggtcttgtttttgattttgtgtaacactcgtatatcaaagcgaatttccccataagaaataatggaaactcagatgattcgttccacaacccaaaactattcatataaaaatgattattacaaaatataaagtaaaaatacataaaacaaattaacctgcactttacctttgaaaagaatcatggctggcgTTAGTGAAATGAGAGAGaagagggttattgtgtaggacgactttcactctaactaacggaatccctgctatctgttggctcactggaatcttcctttttttgcgactttaacaaggaacctatccaatgacagttgctattgcttgaagagtcactacacttggacagaaaattaaaaaatgctttacgccctgcaaaggtttctaaactctgttgggattccacccaacgggacggcacgtggaagagcgtcccgaagcaaccgcaggctcccagtgctgtagcagttcgccataaaagcaaatccgaaaagatcgcggacatgctataagcgcctgccgttgatggatgatacaaggaacattatacatccacagggcacagtattacttggccactaacctggccatgaccctgcctgactgctgtgtctctgtataggagagtggcagatcacgctacaataaataaccgtgctgttcctgtttcaagctgaataaaactggtgttgctaaagtactcagactcagcctcatgttttggggtgcaagacagggactcacatgttaaagcacacacacacgtggtcacaatgctatagtaaacagtatacgctcgtacggatgttgactatatgagtgaggcacgccgattGAGACAgagaatgggagacgattacccacaatcccgcagcgaaagagagaagaaccatcagctcagttgtgatcacgtgacgctcagcagacaaagcatatacatactacgttcaggggcaactgggtgacagacaactcggcgaaaagacaattcggtgacatcctttaccagttaggtaatagtgaggttcaaagatattttttaatatatatatatatatatatatatatatatatatatatatatatataataattcacTAAGTTCATGGCAAGCAAgtcgcacgcaagacagagccccgcccaccaacaattcactaagcagtcgaccatggcacgcaagacagagaccatgggatacgcacgacagagccccgcctgccaactctaaccttcctcccgagtccaccctcgctctcgaggcacgcagcacctcaccaaacaccgcctcagtcgctttcatctctgctacagtccacatgcacctctgagccacgtcgacttttcattgttcttttcagttccggctgcatgcatgtacttacactgatgacaaatatgacagctcttcctcacgaacaagatttcgcaagacgggaaaaacggaacacctgcaacattaccttcacattgttttccttttatttctgatcccgttcaacaactatgtggcgacatcgacttctcaactgtgactccggaaaaACTCCGTacacgagctatattaagcgtcaccaatgaagacttgctacaccttaatgaacaggtactgaaacttatccctactgacgaagtaacttccaccagcgttgactccatcgtcacagatgatcccgcacatcaactttcattccccgaagaatttcttagtagtcttactcccactggcatgcctccgcataaactcaaacataaaattggttcagtcgtcatgcttctcagaaacctcatgccagcaagaagtctctgtgatggcactagactgactgttaccagcattcactgcaatgtactggagtgtaaaacaatcgcagctgctacctcacaaactgtccatattccccggatttccctgaccccattagattcaaatttgccttttacttttacgcgcagacaatttcctgttagattagcttttgcaatgacaattaataaggcgcagggacaaactttcaaatagatatgcctgtatctgccaaaaccagttttcagtcacggacaattgtatgttgttctctccagagttccatcttttcattcactcacagtcatatcctcaaacccaccccatttggacaactgtgtcgttcaggaagtgttcagccatcaatacataattatgcggcgtatgctgcgccgcgggttggctagtgatatttaaatgacaaagtagggcgccggaaaatccacagaatcaccttctttatgagagtcccaatatgTTTAGAGTAAAGATATCCCTTAAGCCGTACTcacaggtcaccttttgtattctaaataacgttaTCATTCAATtgcaatcaatacaatttatgtaaaggattagcaattttggttgcagaagttCATGTAAGACAGAGATTGTACCATCTGCAGAATTAAGTTCGTTCGTCAgttatataaatttttatttgcagcattttaaatcacattgtcatttaaatattattaaaaaatctctttgaacctagtgcctaactggtaaaggatgttgcCGTGTTGTCTTTTTGGCGAGTTGATTGTCAACCAGTTGCCACCAAACCTACGTACTACTAGTATTGCAAGACCACTCTCGTTTATCAagataaaatttattaaaaattttagcttgtctacacttgcagaccaagttactcacaatccaaggttttactgtacaagAAACAACAGTACAGTAATTACAATATTGTCCAGGCCACACCACGCATAATGCACGCTCATTCTAGAGTCGTATATTGCTGAGGCATCAGTTAATGCCAGATAATTGCCCAGTGCAGGGGACAAGGACCCCAAATAGTGAGGCCTCTACTTGATTATTGAGGAAACTCGTTTTCAGGTAATTAAAGCAGAAGCAGTTCTGAGGTGCCATTTTGAATTTATCTTATAGTTTTTGGCTTTTCTCCATAGCCATTAAGACATGCTTCATGTTTTTCTCACTGGTTTGTTTTTCTGAACTTCATCTGATGCTGCTCATGTCTCCTTTCTAGGGCCCTGGTTTGACATGTATCTGGCGGCACGTGAGTCAATAGTGCTAAACTTCAACCCTTTCATGTCCTTCAACCCGGATCCCAAGCCAGAGTATAATGATCAGTTGCTGCGGGCCACAAACTTGACAGTGTCGGCGGTCCGCTTCATGAAGACTCTCCGTGCTGGATATCTGGAGCCAGAGGTGTTCCACCTGAACCCGGCCAAGAGTGACACGGACAGCTTTAAGAGGATTATTCGCTTTGTGCCTTCCTCGCTTTCCTGGTACGGGGCCTACATGGTAAATGCCTACCCACTGGACATGTCACAGTATTTCCGTCTCTTTAACTCCACACGGATCCCAAAGAAGGGCCGTGATGAACTCTTCACCGACCCAACGGCAAAGCATGTTCTCGTGTTGAGAAAGGGTCACATGTACATCTTTGACGTTTTGGACAGAGATGGCAATTTGCTTAAGCCGACCAAGATTCACGCCCACCTAAAATTTATTCTTTCAGATCCTGCGCCGCCTCAAGCGTTTCCTCTGGGTATCCTGACGAGTGAGAACAGAGACACCTGGGCGGCTCTCCGGGAACAGCTTTTGGCTGCTGGAAATGAAGAAGCGCTTGCAAAGGTTGACAGTGCCTTGTTCTGCCTTTGTCTGGATGACGAATCCCTGAAGGACCACGTGCACATCTCTcacaacatgctgcacggagaCGGACAGAACCGCTGGTTTGACAAATCCTTTAGCCTCATTGTGGCTAAACACGGGGTGACTGCAGTTAATTTTGAGCATTCTTGGGGTGATGGCGTAGCGATGCTGCGTTTTCAAAATGAAGTTTTCAAAGATACCACTGAAAGGCCAGCGGTTGGCCCGGATTCGATTCCTGCCCCCGATGCTGAGTCTTCCTTAGCCGTGCGCAGACTAGACTTCAAACTCGAGGCACCACTCCGTGAAGCCATTACCAAAACCAAGGAGAACTTTCAAGCAGTCACTAGCAGGCTGAAGATCGGTGCCATGGAGTTCAAGAAAGGAGGCAAGGAGCTGCTGAAGCAGAAAAAAGTAAGCCCAGACGCCGTGGCTCAGCTGGCGTTTCAGATGGCCTTTCTGCGGCAATACGGTCAGACAGTGGCCACCTACGAATCGTGCAGTACTGCTGCCTTCTTGCACGGCCGTACAGAGACGATCCGCCCAGCATCATTCCATACTAAAAAGTGTGCCCAAGCATTTGTCAGGGAGCCCAGCAAGCATTCGGTGTCTGAGCTGAGGAAGATGGTGGAAGAATGCTCCAAGTACCACGGGAAGCTGACACGAGAGGCGGCCATGGGTGAGATGCTTTGTTCTGTTTGACTATCACAAGAGTGCAGCTTTTGAGAAAGCTTTCCCTGTGTGTCAGTTCCTATGATGAAATGAATGAGAAGATCCAGTTAGTGGAAATTATTAGAAACCAGTAGTGGTGCACTACACGAtatcgtgcagtgaatacacttgatagatagatagatagatagatagatagatagatagatagatagatagatagatagatagatagatagatacttaattaatcccaaggggaaattcacatactccagcagcagcatactgataaagaaaatattaaattaaagagtgataacaatgcaggtatacagacagacaataactttgtataatgttaatgtttacccccccgggtggaattgaacagtcacatagtgtggtggaggaacgatctcctcagtctgtcagtggagcaggacggtggcagcagtctgtcgctgaagctgctcctctgtctggagatgatcctgttcagtggatgcactggattctccatgattgataggagtctgctcagcgcccttcgctcagccacggatgtcaaactgtccagctccgtgcctacaatagagcctgccttcctcaccagtttgtccaggcgtgaggcgtccctcttctttatgctgcctccccagcacaccaccgtgtagaagagggcgcttgccataaccgtctgatagaacatctgcagcatcttattgcagatttgaaggacgccagccttctaaggaagtatagtcggctctgtcctctcttgcacagagcatcagtattggcagttcagtccaatttatcatccagctgcactcccaggtatttataggtctgcaccccctgcacacagtcacctctgatgatcacggggtccaggagggatCTGGGCCTCctcaaatccaccaccagctccttggttttgctggtgttcaggtgtaggtggtttgagtcgcaccatttaacaaagtccttgattaagttcctatactcctcctcctgcccactcctgatacagcccacgatagtagagtcttcagtgaacttttgcacgtggcaggactccgagttgtgttggaagtccgatgtatataggctgaacaggatcggagaaagtacagtcccctgcagcgctcctgtgttgctgaccacaatgtcagacctgtagttcccgagacgcacatactgaggtctgtctgtaagatagtccatgatccatgctaccaggtatgcatctactcccatctctgccagcttgttcctgaggagcagaggttggatggtgttgaaggcgctagagaagtctggAAACATAATtcacagcaccactgcctctgtccaagtgggagagggatcgctgtagcatgtagatgatggcatcctc
This genomic interval from Erpetoichthys calabaricus chromosome 10, fErpCal1.3, whole genome shotgun sequence contains the following:
- the cpt2 gene encoding carnitine O-palmitoyltransferase 2, mitochondrial; translated protein: MANLLVLPRQSAVLTGRAIAASVNCCRGRLAYSTKHDDQLRTEYLHRSLVPTMHYQKSLPRLPVPKLEDTIRRYLAAQRPLLDDEQFKNTEHLALDFQKGAGKALHKELVALDKKNKHTSYISGPWFDMYLAARESIVLNFNPFMSFNPDPKPEYNDQLLRATNLTVSAVRFMKTLRAGYLEPEVFHLNPAKSDTDSFKRIIRFVPSSLSWYGAYMVNAYPLDMSQYFRLFNSTRIPKKGRDELFTDPTAKHVLVLRKGHMYIFDVLDRDGNLLKPTKIHAHLKFILSDPAPPQAFPLGILTSENRDTWAALREQLLAAGNEEALAKVDSALFCLCLDDESLKDHVHISHNMLHGDGQNRWFDKSFSLIVAKHGVTAVNFEHSWGDGVAMLRFQNEVFKDTTERPAVGPDSIPAPDAESSLAVRRLDFKLEAPLREAITKTKENFQAVTSRLKIGAMEFKKGGKELLKQKKVSPDAVAQLAFQMAFLRQYGQTVATYESCSTAAFLHGRTETIRPASFHTKKCAQAFVREPSKHSVSELRKMVEECSKYHGKLTREAAMGQGFDRHLFALRYLANSRGQPLPSLYEDPAYAAINHNVLSTSTLTSPAVQLGGFGPVVADGYGVGYGIHDHWIGCNISSYPTRNVTEFLQCIHKSLEDIFTVMDGHAPHS